One segment of Anastrepha obliqua isolate idAnaObli1 chromosome 3, idAnaObli1_1.0, whole genome shotgun sequence DNA contains the following:
- the LOC129241730 gene encoding protein aurora borealis isoform X1: protein MEYEKAGTPLKLYSTMQMSGKVVHKVNNEIMEITTTPGGGRCQKKLLHPRTPSKSINCSMSTTNSSAASSSSKYMSCSTPPAKRLHRIRNPFEPGLAERLHLPLIGSPSLFQRPTTPQLSSTQFEWNIDEVSSLKPANVEPHETQFHDSPDPDYEAKAQSAISSYFKEHQIVPSPVDCPLRSHRIVLSELNINTPITKSGLRIRDCGTQTELSLPMILPPELEEALMPYFQPHLAVADRYTCDIDSHIRFSSDSNMSIMNDAKDMSLRRKLFDMNNIVVLDEGTSETKSKTNHSNSSPSTCGSLRGGQFAIVGKLSDSLEKSSFGSLSPISASDGFSNSPQSPHEHPSEMKSHIHTFMQELADAEQLSPIHPPVRQTSRRCREEPQQKNKLPQSAKDSYRCNALNQSEATTIDDHSLAYMDGHNEGEKFTPDRSSSPLRSIYKTADLKAANGQQSIDSSFNMKVSRLAVNSSKCMKHTQQRNVKAQEYDMFAHDDTQDLIEDDDMQVSQLSAQNFNCSSSSSTDTPRSKRRSASRKNLSQSFSLNWLDDEDLEEDERQQHAKASKLKLPIDVPRIDITVVDELIGKEHELQQQQQQLQEQLQKETPCVLEKCGNDDKCPDTAGETTRALFYRTDSGFNEMPTSGSCSTYSMGANQQCDSALSPTKQLDVSMVCCSTPSKCAATASVVS from the exons ATGGAATATGAGAAGGCTGGGACACCACTCAAACTGTATTCAACTATGCAGATGAGTGGAAAAGTGGTCCACAAAGTAAACAACGAAATAATGGAAATTACTACAACACCCGGAGGAGGTAGATGCCAAAAAAAGTTGCTGCATCCTCGAACGCCCAGCAAATCGATTAATTGTAGCATGTCAACGACGAATAGCAGTGCCGCAAGCAGTTCTTCAAAATATATGTCGTGTTCTACGCCTCCTGCGAAACGGTTGCACCGCATACGAAATCCCTTTGAGCCCGGTTTGGCGGAACGTCTGCACTTGCCATTAATTGGAAG TCCATCATTGTTTCAACGTCCCACGACGCCACAACTATCGTCTACGCAATTTGAATGGAACATTGATGAGGTGTCTTCGTTGAAGCCAGCAAATGTCGAACCGCATGAAACACAATTTCATGACTCTCCCGATCCTGATTATGAAGCCAAAGCACAATCAGCGATAAGCTCATATTTCAAGGAACACCAAATTGTGCCAAGCCCAGTAGATTGCCCGCTTCGTAGTCACCGCATCGTACTTTCCGAACTAAATATTAATACACCAATTACGAAATCAGGACTTCGTATACGTGATTGTGGCACACAAACGGAATTATCGTTACCTATGATATTGCCACCAGAACTAGAAGAAGCTTTAATGCCATATTTTCAACCGCACTTGGCTGTTGCCGATCGCTACACCTGTGACATAGATTCCCATATACGATTTAGTAGCGATTCAAATATGTCAATTATGAATGATGCTAAAGATATGTCATTGCGTCGCAAGCTATTCGATATGAATAATATTGTAGTGCTGGACGAGGGTACATCGGAAACAAAATCTAAAACGAACCATTCAAATTCCAGCCCATCTACTTGTGGTAGTTTGCGTGGCGGTCAATTTGCCATCGTCGGCAAACTCTCCGACTCTTTGGAAAAGAGCTCATTCGGTTCACTTTCGCCAATTTCAGCTTCGGATGGATTTTCCAACTCGCCGCAATCGCCACACGAACACCCCAGCGAAATGAagtcacatatacatacttttatGCAAGAACTTGCAGACGCGGAACAGCTATCGCCAATACATCCGCCAGTGCGGCAAACAAGTAGGCGATGCCGCGAGGAGCCGCAACAAAAGAATAAATTGCCGCAATCTGCAAAGGATAGCTATCGATGTAATGCATTGAATCAAAGCGAAGCAACTACCATTGACGACCACTCACTGGCTTACATGGATGGCCATAACGAAGGCGAAAAATTTACGCCCGATCGCAGTTCCTCGCCTTTGCGGTCAATTTATAAGACTGCTGACCTCAAAGCGGCAAACGGTCAACAATCGATTGACAGTAGTTTCAATATGAAAGTTAGTCGCTTGGCGGTAAATAGTTCCAAATGCATGAAGCATACACAACAACGCAATGTAAAAGCACAGGAGTATGATATGTTTGCGCACGATGATACACAAGATTTAATTGAGGACGATGATATGCAAGTTTCCCAGCTGTCTGCACAAAATTTCAATTGCAGCTCTTCCAGCTCAACGGATACGCCACGCAGTAAGAGACGTTCGGCAAGTCGTAAAAATCTATCACAATCTTTTTCGCTTAATTGGCTAGATGACGAAGACCTAGAAGAAGATGAGAGGCAACAACATGCGAAAGCAAGCAAACTAAAATTGCCTATAGATGTGCCACGTATCGATATAACCGTTGTGGATGAGTTGATTGGCAAAGAGCATGAActtcagcagcaacagcagcagctgcaGGAGCAGTTGCAAAAGGAGACACCGTGTGTGCTTGAGAAGTGTGGCAATGATGACAAGTGTCCAGACACCGCCGGTGAGACTACGCGTGCATTGTTCTATCGTACTGACAGTGGCTTCAATGAAATGCCGACCAGTGGATCTTGTTCCACGTACTCGATGGGCGCCAACCAACAGTGTGACAGCGCGCTTTCGCCCACTAAGCAACTTGATGTGAGCATGGTTTGCTGTTCCACACCTTCAAAATGCGCTGCCACCGCTAGCGTTGTCTCTTGA
- the LOC129241730 gene encoding protein aurora borealis isoform X2: MEYEKAGTPLKLYSTMQMSGKVVHKVNNEIMEITTTPGGGRCQKKLLHPRTPSKSINCSMSTTNSSAASSSSKYMSCSTPPAKRLHRIRNPFEPGLAERLHLPLIGSPSLFQRPTTPQLSSTQFEWNIDEVSSLKPANVEPHETQFHDSPDPDYEAKAQSAISSYFKEHQIVPSPVDCPLRSHRIVLSELNINTPITKSGLRIRDCGTQTELSLPMILPPELEEALMPYFQPHLAVADRYTCDIDSHIRFSSDSNMSIMNDAKDMSLRRKLFDMNNIVVLDEGTSETKSKTNHSNSSPSTCGSLRGGQFAIVGKLSDSLEKSSFGSLSPISASDGFSNSPQSPHEHPSEMKSHIHTFMQELADAEQLSPIHPPVRQTSRRCREEPQQKNKLPQSAKDSYRCNALNQSEATTIDDHSLAYMDGHNEGEKFTPDRSSSPLRSIYKTADLKAANGQQSIDSSFNMKVSRLAVNSSKCMKHTQQRNVKAQEYDMFAHDDTQDLIEDDDMQVSQLSAQNFNCSSSSSTDTPRNDEDLEEDERQQHAKASKLKLPIDVPRIDITVVDELIGKEHELQQQQQQLQEQLQKETPCVLEKCGNDDKCPDTAGETTRALFYRTDSGFNEMPTSGSCSTYSMGANQQCDSALSPTKQLDVSMVCCSTPSKCAATASVVS; the protein is encoded by the exons ATGGAATATGAGAAGGCTGGGACACCACTCAAACTGTATTCAACTATGCAGATGAGTGGAAAAGTGGTCCACAAAGTAAACAACGAAATAATGGAAATTACTACAACACCCGGAGGAGGTAGATGCCAAAAAAAGTTGCTGCATCCTCGAACGCCCAGCAAATCGATTAATTGTAGCATGTCAACGACGAATAGCAGTGCCGCAAGCAGTTCTTCAAAATATATGTCGTGTTCTACGCCTCCTGCGAAACGGTTGCACCGCATACGAAATCCCTTTGAGCCCGGTTTGGCGGAACGTCTGCACTTGCCATTAATTGGAAG TCCATCATTGTTTCAACGTCCCACGACGCCACAACTATCGTCTACGCAATTTGAATGGAACATTGATGAGGTGTCTTCGTTGAAGCCAGCAAATGTCGAACCGCATGAAACACAATTTCATGACTCTCCCGATCCTGATTATGAAGCCAAAGCACAATCAGCGATAAGCTCATATTTCAAGGAACACCAAATTGTGCCAAGCCCAGTAGATTGCCCGCTTCGTAGTCACCGCATCGTACTTTCCGAACTAAATATTAATACACCAATTACGAAATCAGGACTTCGTATACGTGATTGTGGCACACAAACGGAATTATCGTTACCTATGATATTGCCACCAGAACTAGAAGAAGCTTTAATGCCATATTTTCAACCGCACTTGGCTGTTGCCGATCGCTACACCTGTGACATAGATTCCCATATACGATTTAGTAGCGATTCAAATATGTCAATTATGAATGATGCTAAAGATATGTCATTGCGTCGCAAGCTATTCGATATGAATAATATTGTAGTGCTGGACGAGGGTACATCGGAAACAAAATCTAAAACGAACCATTCAAATTCCAGCCCATCTACTTGTGGTAGTTTGCGTGGCGGTCAATTTGCCATCGTCGGCAAACTCTCCGACTCTTTGGAAAAGAGCTCATTCGGTTCACTTTCGCCAATTTCAGCTTCGGATGGATTTTCCAACTCGCCGCAATCGCCACACGAACACCCCAGCGAAATGAagtcacatatacatacttttatGCAAGAACTTGCAGACGCGGAACAGCTATCGCCAATACATCCGCCAGTGCGGCAAACAAGTAGGCGATGCCGCGAGGAGCCGCAACAAAAGAATAAATTGCCGCAATCTGCAAAGGATAGCTATCGATGTAATGCATTGAATCAAAGCGAAGCAACTACCATTGACGACCACTCACTGGCTTACATGGATGGCCATAACGAAGGCGAAAAATTTACGCCCGATCGCAGTTCCTCGCCTTTGCGGTCAATTTATAAGACTGCTGACCTCAAAGCGGCAAACGGTCAACAATCGATTGACAGTAGTTTCAATATGAAAGTTAGTCGCTTGGCGGTAAATAGTTCCAAATGCATGAAGCATACACAACAACGCAATGTAAAAGCACAGGAGTATGATATGTTTGCGCACGATGATACACAAGATTTAATTGAGGACGATGATATGCAAGTTTCCCAGCTGTCTGCACAAAATTTCAATTGCAGCTCTTCCAGCTCAACGGATACGCCACGCA ATGACGAAGACCTAGAAGAAGATGAGAGGCAACAACATGCGAAAGCAAGCAAACTAAAATTGCCTATAGATGTGCCACGTATCGATATAACCGTTGTGGATGAGTTGATTGGCAAAGAGCATGAActtcagcagcaacagcagcagctgcaGGAGCAGTTGCAAAAGGAGACACCGTGTGTGCTTGAGAAGTGTGGCAATGATGACAAGTGTCCAGACACCGCCGGTGAGACTACGCGTGCATTGTTCTATCGTACTGACAGTGGCTTCAATGAAATGCCGACCAGTGGATCTTGTTCCACGTACTCGATGGGCGCCAACCAACAGTGTGACAGCGCGCTTTCGCCCACTAAGCAACTTGATGTGAGCATGGTTTGCTGTTCCACACCTTCAAAATGCGCTGCCACCGCTAGCGTTGTCTCTTGA